A part of Ammospiza caudacuta isolate bAmmCau1 chromosome 5, bAmmCau1.pri, whole genome shotgun sequence genomic DNA contains:
- the ZDHHC17 gene encoding palmitoyltransferase ZDHHC17 produces MAAPLEEYEKEAGCVPILHPEEIKPQSHYNHGYSESLGRKSHIDDYSTWDIVKATQYGIYERCRELVEAGYDVRQPDKENVTLLHWAAINNRIDLVKYYISKGAIVDQLGGDLNSTPLHWATRQGHLSMVVQLMKYGADPSLIDGEGCSCIHLAAQFGHTSIVAYLIAKGQDVDMMDQNGMTPLMWAAYRTHSVDPTRLLLTFNVSVNLGDKYHKNTALHWAVLAGNTTVISLLLEAGANVDAQNIKGESPLDLAKQRKNVWMINHLQEARQAKGYDSPSFLRKLKADKEFRQKVMLGTPFLVIWLVGFIADLDIDSWLIKGLMYGGVWAMVQFLSKSFFDHSMHSALPLGIYLATKFWMYVTWFFWFWNDLNFFFIHLPFLANSIALFYNFGKSWKSDPGIIKATEEQKKKTIVELAETGSLDLSIFCSTCLIRKPVRSKHCGVCNRCIAKFDHHCPWVGNCVGAGNHRYFMGYLFFLLFMICWMIYGCISYWGFHCETSYTKDGFWTYVTQIATCSPWMFWMFLNSVFHFMWVAVLLMCQMYQISCLGITTNERMNARRYKHFKVTTTSIESPFNHGCIRNIIDFFEFRCCGLFRPVIVDWTRQYTIEYDQTSGSGYQLV; encoded by the exons gtATGGAATTTATGAACGATGCAGAGAGTTGGTGGAAGCTGGTTATGATGTTCGACAGCCAGATAAAGAAAACGTAACACTTCTCCACTGGGCTGCAATCAACAACAGAATAGATCTGGTGAA GTACTATATATCAAAAGGTGCAATTGTTGATCAGCTTGGAGGAGATTTAAATTCTACCCCACTTCACTGGGCAACAAG ACAAGGTCACTTATCCATGGTTGTACAGCTGATGAAGTATGGGGCAGATCCGTCGCTAATTGATGGAGAAGGATGTAGCTGTATTCATTTGGCTGCCCAGTTTGGACATACTTCGATTGTTGCTTACCTGATAGCAAAGGGACAG gaTGTAGATATGATGGATCAAAATGGAATGACACCTTTAATGTGGGCAGCTTACAGAACACATAG tGTGGATCCAACACGATTACTACTTACATTTAACGTCTCGGTTAATCTGGGAGACAAGTACCACAAAAACACAGCATTGCACTGGGCTGTGCTAGCAGGAAATACTACAGTCATTAGTCTGCTGTTAGAAGCTGGAGCTAATGTTGATGCTCAAAATATTAAG GGCGAATCACCACTTGATCTtgcaaaacaaaggaagaaCGTTTGGATGATCAATCATCTACAAGAAGCAAGGCAGGCAAAGGGCTATGATAGTCCATCCTTTCTGAGAAAACTAAAAGCAGATAAG GAATTCCGTCAGAAGGTGATGCTGGGAACTCCTTTCCTAGTTATTTGGCTGGTTGGGTTTATAGCAGACCTAGACATTGATTCTTGGCTCATTAAAGGGCTGATGTATGGTGGCGTTTGGGCTATGGTACAGTTTCTTTCAAA GTCATTCTTTGATCACTCCATGCACAGTGCATTGCCTCTTGGAATATATTTGGCAACAAAATTCTGGATGTATGTGACGTGGTTCTTCTGGTTTTGGAATGAT ctcaattttttctttatacatCTTCCGTTCCTTGCTAATAGCATTGCACTTTTCTACAATTTTGGAAAATCCTGGAAATCTGATCCAGGAATCATCAAAGCTACggaagaacaaaagaaaaag aCAATAGTAGAACTTGCAGAGACAGGAAGTCTGGACCTCAGTATATTCTGCAGTACCTGCTTG ATACGGAAGCCAGTGAGGTCCAAACACTGCGGCGTTTGCAATCGATGTATAGCGAAGTTTGATCACCACTGCCCGTGGGTGGGGAACTGCGTAG GAGCAGGGAACCATCGTTATTTTATGGGATACCtgttcttcctgctttttatgATCTGCTGGATGATCTATGGATGTATCTCTT aCTGGGGTTTCCACTGTGAGACAAGTTACACAAAGGATGGATTTTGGACCTACGTTACACAGATTGCTACCTGTTCTCCATGGATGTTTTGGATGTTTCTAAACAGTGTGTTTCACTTCATGTGGGTGGCTGTGTTACTCATGTGTCAGATGTACCAG ATATCTTGCTTGGGTATCACAACAAATGAAAGGATGAATGCAAGAAGATATAAGCACTTTAAAGTTACAACCACATCTATTGAAAGCCCATTCAA CCATGGATGTATAAGGAACATTATAGACTTCTTTGAATTCAGATGCTGTGGGCTTTTTCGGCCTGTTATTGTGGACTGGACAAGGCAGTATACAATAGAATATGACCAAACTTCAGGATCAGGCTACCAGCTAGTGTAG